From the uncultured Desulfovibrio sp. genome, one window contains:
- the dsrM gene encoding sulfate reduction electron transfer complex DsrMKJOP subunit DsrM, which translates to MFNSLLLVLLIGAIAWAGAAIGLAGLFGVALPYVAVVVFIAGVVWRMVYWAKSPVPFCIPTTGGQEQSLDFIKQAKIDCPSTTWGVVQRMFLEVFCFRSLFRNTVAEVREFDPVSNGPRTIYYSSKWLWVFALLFHYCFLLVFIRHFRFFMEPVPSCIRFLESIDGIMQFGSPRFFWTGGLLLVALLFLLGRRLFNERLRYLSLANDYFPLWLIISIVGTGICLRYFDKTEIAQVKIFVMGLTHFAPVATTGINALFFTHLTLVCVLLIYFPFSKLMHMPGVFFSPTRNMANNSRRVRHINPWNPPKQYFTYAEYEDTYRDAMADAGLPLDKQPEKAAE; encoded by the coding sequence ATGTTCAATTCATTACTGCTGGTGCTGCTCATAGGAGCCATCGCCTGGGCGGGAGCGGCCATAGGGCTTGCTGGCCTGTTCGGCGTGGCGCTGCCTTATGTGGCAGTAGTCGTGTTCATCGCCGGTGTCGTCTGGCGCATGGTGTACTGGGCCAAATCGCCCGTGCCCTTCTGCATCCCCACCACTGGTGGGCAGGAGCAGTCGCTTGACTTCATCAAGCAGGCAAAAATCGACTGTCCCAGCACAACTTGGGGTGTTGTGCAGCGCATGTTTCTGGAAGTGTTCTGCTTCCGTTCGCTGTTCCGCAATACGGTTGCGGAAGTAAGGGAATTTGATCCCGTCAGCAACGGGCCGCGCACCATCTATTATTCCTCCAAGTGGCTGTGGGTATTTGCCCTGCTGTTCCACTACTGCTTTCTGCTCGTTTTTATCCGTCACTTCCGCTTCTTCATGGAACCCGTGCCTTCCTGTATTCGCTTTCTGGAAAGCATTGACGGCATCATGCAGTTTGGCTCGCCCCGCTTCTTCTGGACGGGCGGCCTGTTGCTGGTAGCGCTGCTGTTCCTTCTGGGACGCCGCCTGTTCAACGAGCGCCTGCGCTACCTTTCGCTTGCCAACGACTACTTTCCCCTGTGGCTGATCATCAGCATCGTGGGCACCGGCATCTGCCTGCGCTATTTCGACAAGACAGAAATCGCCCAGGTCAAGATTTTCGTCATGGGTCTGACCCACTTTGCGCCTGTGGCGACCACGGGCATCAACGCACTGTTCTTCACGCACCTTACTCTGGTCTGCGTACTGCTGATTTACTTCCCCTTCTCCAAGCTCATGCACATGCCGGGCGTGTTCTTCAGCCCCACGCGCAACATGGCCAACAATTCCCGCCGTGTGCGCCACATCAACCCCTGGAATCCGCCCAAGCAGTACTTCACCTACGCCGAGTACGAGGATACCTACCGCGACGCCATGGCCGATGCCGGGCTGCCGCTGGATAAGCAACCCGAAAAGGCCGCCGAGTAA
- the sat gene encoding sulfate adenylyltransferase, producing MSKLVAPHGGKGLVCCLLEGKALDDEKKKAAGLKQIEITSRAKGDLIMMGIGGFSPLNGFMNKANWKSVCEKMTLTDGTFWPVPVTLDVPAADAKTLKVGEEVALVRKGEIMATMKVEEVYEMTEADKKLECELVFKGTGPDSEKFWEVAPNDHPGVKMVLAQNEFNVAGTVKVLSQGEFPEKFPGVYMTPAQLRAKMDERGWQKVAALQLRNPMHRSHEYLAKIGVEVCDGVVIHSLVGSLKPGDIPAEVRVKCIDTLVDKYFVKDFVIQAGYPLDMRYAGPREALLHATFRQNYGINNLLVGRDHAGVGDFYGMFEAQEIFRKIPVPAEEGKRLLCEPLNIDWTFYCKKCDGMASMRTCPHTKEDRVILSGTKLRKMLSEGAEVPDHFGRAEVLVILREYYASLTEKVEIKMQRAASGSTM from the coding sequence ATGTCCAAGCTGGTAGCTCCTCATGGCGGTAAGGGTCTGGTCTGTTGCCTTCTGGAAGGTAAGGCCTTGGATGACGAGAAGAAAAAAGCCGCAGGCCTGAAGCAGATCGAGATTACTTCCCGCGCCAAGGGCGACCTGATCATGATGGGCATTGGCGGCTTCTCGCCTCTGAACGGCTTCATGAACAAGGCTAACTGGAAGAGCGTCTGCGAAAAGATGACTCTTACTGATGGCACCTTCTGGCCCGTGCCTGTCACCCTTGATGTTCCCGCTGCTGATGCCAAGACCCTCAAGGTCGGCGAAGAAGTGGCTCTGGTTCGCAAAGGCGAAATCATGGCTACCATGAAGGTCGAAGAAGTCTATGAAATGACTGAAGCCGACAAGAAGCTGGAATGCGAACTGGTGTTCAAGGGCACTGGCCCCGACTCCGAAAAGTTCTGGGAAGTGGCCCCCAACGACCACCCCGGCGTGAAGATGGTTCTCGCGCAGAACGAATTCAACGTTGCCGGTACCGTTAAGGTTCTTTCGCAGGGCGAATTCCCCGAAAAGTTCCCCGGCGTGTACATGACCCCTGCTCAGCTGCGCGCCAAGATGGACGAACGCGGCTGGCAGAAGGTTGCCGCTCTTCAGCTGCGCAACCCCATGCACCGCTCGCATGAATACCTGGCCAAAATCGGCGTGGAAGTGTGCGACGGCGTGGTTATCCACTCCCTCGTGGGCTCCCTGAAGCCCGGCGACATCCCCGCCGAAGTGCGCGTGAAGTGCATCGACACCCTGGTTGACAAGTACTTCGTGAAAGACTTCGTCATTCAGGCTGGCTACCCCCTGGACATGCGTTATGCCGGTCCCCGCGAAGCCCTGCTGCACGCCACCTTCCGCCAGAACTACGGCATCAACAACCTGCTGGTTGGCCGCGACCACGCTGGCGTGGGCGACTTCTACGGCATGTTTGAAGCCCAGGAAATCTTCCGCAAGATTCCTGTGCCCGCCGAAGAAGGCAAGCGTCTGCTCTGCGAACCGCTGAACATTGACTGGACCTTCTACTGCAAAAAGTGCGACGGCATGGCCAGCATGCGCACCTGCCCCCACACCAAGGAAGATCGCGTCATCCTGTCCGGTACCAAGCTGCGCAAGATGCTCTCCGAAGGCGCGGAAGTGCCGGATCACTTTGGCCGCGCTGAAGTGCTTGTCATCCTGCGCGAATACTATGCCAGCCTGACCGAAAAAGTTGAAATCAAGATGCAGCGTGCGGCCTCCGGCTCCACCATGTAA
- the dsrJ gene encoding sulfate reduction electron transfer complex DsrMKJOP subunit DsrJ, which translates to MYNSKAVILGIIIFVVLFTSPFWASMLGKSYTSTGIALPKNEKECVENVDFMRDKHMQLLNEWRDEALRNENRTYVASNGKKWTISLQNTCMKCHTDYKGFCEKCHVANSVDPYCWTCHIIPQGSK; encoded by the coding sequence ATGTATAACTCCAAAGCAGTAATTCTTGGGATCATTATCTTTGTGGTCCTGTTCACCTCCCCGTTCTGGGCAAGCATGCTGGGCAAGAGCTATACCAGCACCGGCATTGCGCTGCCCAAGAATGAAAAAGAGTGTGTGGAAAATGTGGATTTCATGCGCGACAAGCACATGCAGCTGCTCAACGAGTGGCGTGATGAAGCCCTGCGCAACGAAAACCGCACCTATGTGGCATCCAACGGTAAAAAGTGGACCATCAGCCTGCAGAACACCTGCATGAAGTGCCACACTGACTACAAGGGTTTCTGCGAAAAGTGCCACGTGGCCAACAGCGTTGATCCCTATTGCTGGACCTGCCACATCATTCCCCAGGGGAGCAAGTAA
- the dsrP gene encoding sulfate reduction electron transfer complex DsrMKJOP subunit DsrP, producing the protein MVEKLLEGPKTYYLWLLFLLCVIAGCGIVYLDQLQNGLSVTGMSRDVSWGLYISQFTYFVGVAASAVMLVLPTYFHHYKKFKRMIIFGEFMAVGAVVMCALFIVVDLGQPQRMLNVMLHPTPNSVMFYDMLVLIGYLGLNIVIGWVTLEAERHEIDPPKWIKPLIYLSILWAFSIHTVTAFLYAGVPGRHYWLTAIMAGRFLASAFCSGPAILMLLMLLLRRLTGFDVGKEAVKTLTTIIVYAMCVNVFFFVLELFTAFYSNIPGHMEPIHVLFFGHGGHLLWVSYWMWAAVIMAFGCLAILIPPKLRTHPTLMPIALAMLVAASWIDKGLGLLIGGFTPNMFEAITPYMPTGKEIAVALGVYAVGALVVSLLWRIALGVKKEVNHFSD; encoded by the coding sequence ATGGTTGAAAAATTGCTCGAAGGTCCCAAGACCTATTACTTGTGGCTGCTCTTCCTGCTCTGCGTGATTGCAGGCTGCGGCATTGTGTATCTGGATCAGCTCCAGAACGGTCTTTCTGTGACCGGCATGAGCCGCGACGTTTCGTGGGGGCTGTATATTTCGCAGTTCACCTACTTCGTCGGCGTTGCCGCCTCAGCCGTTATGCTGGTGTTGCCCACGTACTTCCACCACTATAAAAAATTCAAGCGCATGATCATTTTTGGCGAATTCATGGCCGTTGGGGCCGTGGTCATGTGCGCCCTGTTCATCGTGGTTGACCTTGGTCAGCCTCAGCGCATGCTCAACGTCATGCTGCACCCCACGCCCAATTCCGTCATGTTTTACGACATGCTGGTGCTCATTGGCTACCTTGGCCTGAACATCGTCATCGGTTGGGTGACCCTTGAAGCCGAACGACACGAAATCGATCCCCCGAAATGGATCAAGCCCCTCATATATCTTTCGATTCTGTGGGCTTTCTCCATCCACACGGTGACCGCCTTCCTGTACGCTGGCGTTCCTGGCCGCCACTACTGGCTCACCGCCATCATGGCTGGCCGCTTCCTGGCTTCCGCCTTCTGCTCCGGTCCTGCCATCCTGATGCTGCTCATGCTGTTGCTGCGCCGCCTCACCGGCTTTGACGTGGGCAAGGAAGCCGTGAAAACCCTGACCACCATCATCGTGTATGCCATGTGCGTGAACGTGTTCTTCTTTGTGCTGGAACTGTTCACGGCCTTCTACAGCAACATTCCCGGCCACATGGAACCCATCCACGTGCTGTTCTTCGGTCACGGCGGGCATCTGCTGTGGGTGAGCTACTGGATGTGGGCTGCGGTTATCATGGCCTTTGGTTGCCTTGCCATTCTTATTCCGCCCAAGCTCCGCACGCACCCCACGCTCATGCCCATCGCTTTGGCCATGCTCGTGGCTGCATCGTGGATCGACAAGGGTCTTGGCCTTCTGATTGGCGGTTTTACCCCCAACATGTTTGAAGCCATCACACCCTACATGCCCACCGGTAAGGAAATTGCCGTGGCCCTTGGTGTTTACGCCGTGGGCGCGCTGGTAGTCTCCCTGCTTTGGCGGATTGCGCTTGGCGTGAAAAAAGAAGTGAACCACTTCTCTGACTAA
- the rlmN gene encoding 23S rRNA (adenine(2503)-C(2))-methyltransferase RlmN, translating into MINLLNLTLPELETWLQTELGERKFRAMQIWQWLWQRMVCDFESMTNISKDCREKLTAKAVIVWPEVVTVEKSQDDTTKFLLRLEDGALVETVLIPSDSREGVRRWTQCVSSQVGCAMACTFCSTGQMGFERNMTMAEILGQILVARAHLGDDRPEWPMLRNIVFMGMGEPLLNMRELMRSLESLNNAKGLNFSPRRITVSTCGIEKGLRELGDSGLAYLAVSLHAPTQELRAKIMPKAARWPLDEMFEALKSYPLKTREHITFEYLLLGGVNDGLEQARDLARLVGDLHGKLNLIVYNPAEGAPYAAPTEESVLAFEQYLWRRKITAILRKSKGQDIKAACGQLKADRQEKQD; encoded by the coding sequence ATGATCAATCTTCTCAACCTGACCCTTCCCGAGCTGGAAACCTGGCTTCAGACCGAACTGGGCGAACGCAAGTTCCGCGCCATGCAAATTTGGCAATGGTTGTGGCAGCGCATGGTTTGCGACTTTGAATCCATGACCAATATTTCAAAAGACTGCCGTGAAAAGCTGACCGCCAAGGCTGTCATTGTCTGGCCGGAGGTGGTCACGGTCGAGAAAAGCCAGGACGACACCACAAAGTTTCTGTTGCGGCTCGAAGACGGAGCCTTGGTTGAAACAGTGCTCATTCCCTCGGACTCGCGTGAAGGTGTGCGCCGCTGGACGCAGTGCGTGTCGTCGCAGGTGGGCTGCGCCATGGCCTGTACATTCTGCTCCACGGGGCAAATGGGTTTTGAACGCAACATGACCATGGCTGAGATTTTGGGGCAGATTCTTGTGGCCCGCGCGCACCTTGGCGACGACAGGCCGGAATGGCCCATGTTGCGCAATATTGTGTTCATGGGCATGGGCGAACCGCTGCTCAACATGCGCGAGCTCATGCGCTCCCTTGAGAGCCTGAATAATGCCAAGGGGCTGAATTTCTCCCCCCGGCGCATCACAGTCTCCACCTGCGGCATCGAAAAAGGCCTGCGCGAACTGGGAGACAGCGGCTTGGCCTATCTGGCGGTTTCGCTGCATGCGCCCACGCAGGAACTACGGGCCAAAATCATGCCCAAGGCCGCACGGTGGCCCCTTGACGAGATGTTTGAAGCACTCAAGTCATATCCGCTTAAAACACGAGAGCACATTACATTTGAGTATTTGCTGCTGGGTGGGGTCAACGATGGCCTGGAGCAGGCCAGGGATCTGGCGAGGCTGGTGGGCGACCTGCACGGCAAGCTGAACCTTATCGTCTACAATCCTGCGGAAGGTGCGCCCTACGCCGCGCCTACGGAAGAAAGCGTATTGGCCTTTGAACAGTACCTCTGGAGGCGCAAAATCACGGCCATACTGCGTAAGAGCAAGGGGCAGGACATCAAGGCAGCATGCGGACAGCTTAAGGCAGATCGGCAGGAAAAACAGGACTAG
- the dsrO gene encoding sulfate reduction electron transfer complex DsrMKJOP subunit DsrO, whose protein sequence is MNKSRRSFLKVAGLSACALSSGLAGLGALSGVAQAKIAPGHYEKGANALHAKRWAMVIDTRQFNGPNDYEPLIEACHKFHNVPHVPGDQNIKWFWLDSFEHTFPDEMNAFLDKRRAEASYPLLCNHCTNPPCVRVCPTQATYRMEDGIVAMDYHRCIGCRFCMAGCPYGARSFNFKDPRKFLANPVPNPAFPTRMIGVVEKCTFCAERLAVGQLPACVEASGGKILFGDLEDPNSTVRQALSANYSIRRKPNLGTQPGVYYLI, encoded by the coding sequence ATGAACAAGAGCAGAAGAAGCTTTCTGAAAGTGGCGGGGCTTTCTGCCTGTGCCCTGAGCAGCGGGTTGGCTGGCCTTGGTGCCTTGTCCGGCGTTGCTCAGGCCAAGATTGCCCCCGGTCACTATGAAAAAGGTGCCAACGCCCTGCACGCCAAGCGCTGGGCCATGGTTATCGATACGCGCCAGTTCAACGGACCCAATGACTACGAACCGCTTATCGAAGCCTGCCATAAATTCCACAACGTCCCGCACGTTCCCGGCGATCAGAACATCAAATGGTTCTGGCTTGATTCGTTCGAGCACACCTTCCCTGATGAAATGAACGCCTTTTTGGACAAGCGCCGGGCCGAAGCAAGCTATCCGCTGCTGTGCAACCACTGCACCAATCCGCCCTGTGTTCGCGTTTGCCCCACGCAGGCCACCTACCGGATGGAAGACGGCATTGTAGCCATGGACTACCACCGCTGCATCGGCTGCCGTTTCTGCATGGCAGGCTGCCCCTACGGCGCGCGTTCCTTCAACTTCAAGGATCCGCGCAAGTTCCTGGCAAATCCCGTGCCCAACCCGGCATTCCCCACGCGCATGATCGGCGTGGTGGAAAAATGCACCTTCTGCGCCGAGCGCCTGGCCGTTGGCCAGTTGCCCGCCTGCGTTGAAGCTTCTGGCGGCAAGATTCTCTTCGGCGACCTGGAAGACCCCAATTCAACGGTGCGGCAGGCTTTGTCCGCCAACTACAGTATCCGCCGCAAGCCCAACCTGGGCACGCAGCCCGGCGTATACTACCTCATATAG
- a CDS encoding RsbRD N-terminal domain-containing protein has product MKAIDVFRKHKSEMVRLWTDSVFDTYPFETTGFLRTKDDPFGNPVANMTKEAAGAVYDAVTGESVEVAQTRKAMDRFIKLRAVQKFSPSQGLAVFSLMKPLLRQHVMPELMAQDDLAAYLETESRIDSLMLLAFDMYMEDREVLAESRITEIRNQHAQLARWAQQLESGTVPSGNDR; this is encoded by the coding sequence ATGAAAGCAATCGACGTGTTTCGTAAACACAAAAGCGAGATGGTGCGTCTATGGACAGACTCCGTATTCGATACCTATCCATTTGAAACTACAGGTTTTCTTCGCACAAAAGACGACCCCTTCGGCAACCCGGTAGCAAACATGACCAAGGAAGCCGCAGGGGCTGTGTACGATGCAGTTACCGGCGAATCCGTAGAAGTGGCACAGACCCGCAAGGCTATGGACCGCTTTATCAAGCTGCGAGCAGTGCAAAAATTCTCCCCCAGCCAAGGTCTGGCTGTGTTCAGCCTCATGAAGCCTCTTCTGCGGCAACACGTCATGCCAGAACTCATGGCCCAGGACGACCTGGCGGCCTACCTTGAAACCGAATCGCGCATCGACAGCCTGATGCTCCTGGCCTTTGATATGTATATGGAAGACCGGGAAGTTCTGGCTGAGTCGCGCATTACGGAAATACGCAACCAGCACGCCCAACTGGCGCGCTGGGCGCAACAACTGGAAAGCGGAACCGTTCCTTCTGGGAACGACCGCTGA
- a CDS encoding FeS-binding protein produces the protein MKNQPSLFSSFFSVLWLASMLAAVWSGLAHLPQAGRYGLIQSTSWAPSVAHYYSSAALLFLGTYAFTVWRLQGRGTFCLTRCGLLRVILLMGLAISGLALIVHNMPDFSLYDGVYAAVKMVHLVCALALLPLLIYRLCRRWTGGYGWLRPRDSADSCCGTSRRRPARR, from the coding sequence ATGAAGAACCAGCCTTCGCTCTTTTCCTCATTCTTCAGTGTGCTGTGGCTGGCCAGCATGCTCGCGGCCGTATGGAGCGGCCTTGCGCATCTGCCGCAGGCTGGGCGTTATGGGCTGATTCAAAGTACAAGCTGGGCGCCTTCAGTTGCGCATTATTATTCATCTGCGGCATTGTTGTTTCTGGGAACTTACGCCTTTACCGTCTGGCGTCTTCAGGGGCGCGGTACCTTCTGCCTGACGCGCTGTGGCTTACTGCGCGTCATTTTGCTGATGGGGCTGGCCATCAGCGGATTGGCGCTTATCGTCCACAATATGCCAGATTTTTCTTTATATGATGGCGTGTATGCAGCCGTCAAAATGGTGCATCTCGTGTGCGCCCTGGCCCTGCTGCCCCTGCTGATTTACAGGCTCTGCCGTCGTTGGACTGGCGGCTACGGTTGGCTGAGGCCCCGCGATAGTGCTGATTCGTGCTGCGGCACTTCAAGGCGGAGGCCTGCCCGTCGCTAG
- a CDS encoding HD domain-containing protein: protein MHQALKDAITISKTLLRNGYDAHVINAPLQEHLLENATQPTVDIACEPDLDTLIKLFPKAVPQHDKRALATLEENGFVFCFYPLEVAAAGHPELSLLRITPTMMDRMPHEEQLKLRITGFGSPETTQDAYDGFEDVKGGAIQLAGLPDETLRHNYLLAVRALRFAANFDLPIEPNTWLAIVRASSRVLDYVPATDIMDEWRKVAAESMYRFVRLLFDSHILQGLIPEVASLSCLTQMRNKEGDTENVFEHTLECMKHYPEEDFHYDWLGTMAMLFHDVGKLYTGEYFDGIWTYYQHHRVGAKVTRKILRRLHFAQEDIDLLCHLVRHHMRFHFMMTDRGIRRFKALDDYPRLIAMARADLKARDGILTSFNHNMKYLDRAETPEQMLEPLLNGNEIMSETKLSPGPLVGIIRDALLQAQIAGEVTDVESAVTFVRDYARKSVG from the coding sequence ATGCATCAAGCGCTCAAAGACGCCATAACCATAAGCAAAACTCTGTTGCGCAACGGCTATGACGCTCATGTTATCAACGCCCCCTTGCAGGAGCACCTGCTGGAAAACGCCACGCAGCCCACTGTGGATATTGCCTGCGAGCCGGATCTCGATACGCTTATCAAGCTTTTTCCCAAGGCAGTGCCACAGCACGACAAGCGCGCTCTGGCAACACTTGAGGAAAACGGCTTTGTCTTCTGTTTTTATCCTCTGGAAGTAGCTGCTGCCGGACACCCTGAGCTTTCCCTGCTGCGCATCACGCCTACCATGATGGACAGGATGCCCCATGAGGAACAGCTCAAGCTGCGCATCACGGGCTTTGGCAGCCCCGAGACCACGCAGGATGCCTACGATGGCTTTGAAGACGTCAAGGGCGGCGCTATCCAGCTTGCGGGCCTTCCGGATGAAACCCTTCGCCACAATTACCTGTTGGCGGTACGCGCTCTGCGTTTTGCAGCCAATTTTGACCTGCCCATCGAGCCAAACACATGGCTTGCCATTGTGCGCGCCTCAAGCCGCGTGTTGGATTACGTTCCTGCCACGGACATCATGGACGAATGGCGCAAGGTTGCTGCCGAATCCATGTACCGTTTTGTGCGCCTGCTCTTTGATTCGCATATCCTTCAGGGGCTTATTCCTGAAGTGGCCTCCCTTTCCTGCCTCACCCAGATGCGCAACAAGGAAGGCGACACGGAAAACGTATTTGAACACACGCTTGAGTGCATGAAGCACTACCCCGAAGAAGATTTCCACTACGACTGGCTTGGCACAATGGCCATGCTTTTCCATGATGTAGGCAAGCTCTACACCGGCGAATATTTCGACGGCATCTGGACGTACTACCAACACCACCGCGTGGGTGCCAAGGTTACGCGCAAGATACTGCGTCGCCTGCACTTTGCACAGGAAGACATCGACCTGCTGTGCCATCTGGTGCGCCACCACATGCGCTTCCACTTCATGATGACCGACAGGGGCATTCGCCGCTTCAAGGCACTGGACGACTACCCCCGGCTTATCGCCATGGCCAGGGCAGACCTCAAGGCCCGCGACGGCATTCTCACCTCGTTCAACCACAATATGAAGTATCTGGATCGCGCGGAAACGCCGGAACAGATGCTCGAACCGCTGTTGAACGGCAATGAGATCATGAGCGAAACCAAGCTGTCCCCCGGCCCGCTGGTGGGCATTATTCGTGACGCGCTGTTGCAGGCCCAGATTGCAGGCGAAGTTACGGATGTTGAATCCGCAGTGACCTTTGTGCGTGATTACGCGCGCAAGTCAGTGGGATAA
- the dsrK gene encoding sulfate reduction electron transfer complex DsrMKJOP subunit DsrK has translation MAKLPTPQMLVSSRPAFPAQDWLDTKPEFTPGSFCYPAKKETMELLHMPNPHEWDPAAEDWNLPENWEQILCDAFEERLEKHRSLKLFMDICVRCGACADKCHFFLGTNDPKNMPVLRAELLRSLYRRDHTMLGKILGKKVGARGWDKEVVKELFYYAYQCTECRRCSLFCPYGIDTAEITAIVRELLHEVGLGIHWIMDPVKNCSFTGNHLGIKPHSFVEIVEMLADDCETITGIRPKTPFNEKGHEILFITPSGDVFADPGIYTFMGYLMLFHELDLDYTFSTYASEGGNFGSFTTFNMAKKLNAKMYAEAERLGSKWILGGECGHMWRVINQYMDTYNGPSPSHMTTPVSPYTGTVFQNAASTKMVHIAEFTADLIHHNKLNLDPSRNDHIITTFHDSCNPARGMGLLDEPRYVLNAVCNNFVEMPENTIREQTFCCGAGSGLNTEEIMELRMRSGMPRGNALRYVQEKHGVNHMACVCAIDRATLPPLANYWAPGVNVSGLHELVGNALVMKGECKRTMDMRQEDLPNVVEDDDAPEAQGEGQ, from the coding sequence ATGGCAAAATTACCTACGCCGCAAATGCTTGTGTCCAGCCGCCCGGCCTTTCCCGCCCAGGACTGGCTTGACACAAAGCCTGAATTTACACCGGGCAGCTTCTGCTATCCGGCCAAGAAAGAGACCATGGAACTTCTGCACATGCCCAATCCCCATGAATGGGATCCGGCGGCAGAAGACTGGAATCTGCCCGAAAACTGGGAACAGATTCTCTGTGACGCTTTTGAAGAACGCCTTGAAAAGCACCGTTCGCTCAAGCTGTTCATGGATATCTGTGTGCGTTGCGGCGCTTGCGCCGACAAATGCCACTTTTTCCTGGGCACCAATGATCCCAAAAACATGCCCGTGCTGCGCGCCGAGCTGCTCCGCTCGCTCTACCGCCGCGACCACACAATGCTGGGCAAGATCCTCGGCAAGAAAGTGGGCGCTCGCGGCTGGGACAAGGAAGTAGTGAAGGAACTCTTCTACTACGCCTACCAGTGCACCGAATGCCGCCGCTGCTCGCTCTTCTGCCCCTACGGCATCGATACGGCGGAAATCACCGCCATCGTGCGCGAACTGCTGCACGAAGTGGGCCTTGGCATCCACTGGATCATGGATCCGGTCAAGAACTGCAGCTTCACCGGCAACCACCTTGGCATCAAGCCCCACTCCTTTGTGGAAATCGTGGAAATGCTGGCCGATGACTGCGAAACCATCACCGGCATCCGTCCCAAGACGCCCTTCAACGAAAAGGGCCACGAAATCCTGTTCATCACGCCCTCTGGCGACGTATTTGCCGACCCCGGCATCTACACCTTCATGGGCTATCTGATGCTCTTCCACGAGCTGGATCTGGACTACACCTTCTCAACCTACGCTTCGGAAGGCGGCAACTTCGGCTCCTTTACCACGTTCAACATGGCAAAGAAGCTCAACGCCAAAATGTACGCCGAAGCCGAACGTCTGGGTTCCAAGTGGATTCTGGGCGGCGAGTGCGGCCACATGTGGCGCGTGATCAACCAGTACATGGACACCTACAACGGCCCGTCGCCCTCGCACATGACGACGCCTGTTTCGCCCTACACCGGCACGGTGTTCCAGAACGCGGCTTCCACCAAGATGGTGCACATTGCCGAGTTCACGGCTGACCTGATCCACCACAACAAGCTGAACCTCGACCCCAGCCGTAACGACCATATCATCACCACGTTCCATGACTCGTGCAACCCTGCGCGCGGCATGGGCCTGCTTGATGAACCCCGCTACGTGCTCAACGCCGTGTGTAACAACTTTGTGGAAATGCCCGAGAACACCATCCGCGAGCAGACCTTCTGCTGCGGCGCGGGTTCGGGCCTCAACACGGAAGAAATCATGGAACTGCGCATGCGCTCCGGCATGCCGCGCGGCAATGCCCTGCGCTATGTGCAGGAAAAGCACGGCGTCAACCACATGGCCTGCGTGTGCGCCATCGACCGCGCCACCCTGCCCCCGCTTGCCAATTACTGGGCGCCCGGCGTCAATGTAAGCGGCCTGCACGAACTGGTAGGCAATGCCCTTGTGATGAAGGGCGAGTGCAAGCGCACCATGGATATGCGCCAGGAAGACCTGCCCAACGTGGTAGAGGATGATGACGCGCCCGAGGCGCAGGGGGAGGGTCAATAG